The window CGGTTCTAGGCTTCTAGCTGCTTCTGTTGGATACAAGTTGTCTCAGAGTTGCTGTCCTTTACGTTTTGAATGTCATTGTGTTAGCCTGGTAGTTAGTTAACTTTTTCCTAGAAGACAAGATAGATAGTTGTTGATGCAGCGGAACAAATTTCGATCTGTTAATTCGCGCATGAATACCAGACAACAACCTTCTACATCCtattgattctacgaatacaaGGAAATagacatcaaactcgaatcaaatccgagattgggcgaaagagcacggtagctccaagactttattgataatccgaaaaaaaaaattgtcttagccctagggcttatatcgtttaaatagagaaaacgaaaatataatgaaaaaaataaaatattctttaaaataaactattttctaaaatagcaaaaaatgccctaaataatataaaattgcctgtttgagaCCCATAAACGATAGTATTCGGCCAAAATCTCGTGTTTTCATCGCCAGGGGCATGAGTTGTTTCCCTCGAAacagggtcgtcagaacctatttttttcaagGTACCGATTTGCTGcttcttctgccgcatcagtTGTTTAGGTTATTATGTTTGAATTTCGAATTTTGGTGTAGGAGGCAGTTATTTCTCTTACAGTTATTTGATGtacttttattaaaaaggGGCTGTAACTGACAGTTTGTGTATGAAGTTTGTCATCTTTCTCCCTCACTCTCTTTGGGTATTTGCTATCTTTTGTACTGTCCAATTCTGCAGTTCTGCAGATTTCACTGCATAATGCTCGTGGGTGTTGATCAATTTGAGTGAGTGTGAGGAATAATAGTGGTATCGAAGCCTTAAAGGATCTAGGGATctgtgaagaggtggtcagtCTGATGTTTATAACTGCTCAACAACAAGCATGTTGAAGATGGAAGCTTCTATATCAACAACTGGTTTCTCAACCATTACACCACCTGTGTTTGATGGAGAAAACTATCAAGCTTGGGCTGTGAAGTTTCAAGCATTCATGGAAAGTGCAGATTTATGGGAGGCAGTGGAAGATAACTATGAAGTTGCTGATCTACCTGCCAACCCCACCATTAACCATATCGGGTACCGCAAGGAGAGATTGACCTGGAAGGCTAAGGCAAATCCGTGCATGTATGCTGCTATGTCACCGACCATTTTCACAAGAATTATGAGACTTGGATCTGCAAAAGCCATTTGGGATTACTTGAAAGAAGAATGTGAAGGTGATGAGAAGATCAGAGGTATGAAAGTGTTAAATTTGCTGAGAGAGTTTGAAAGGCTACAGATGGGGGAGAGCGAAACTGTGAATGAGTTTGTAGATAGGCTTGTggaaattgcaaaaaaaatcaGGGTGCTAGGAACAGACAGTAAAGATGACAGATTAGTACGGAAAATTCTGATTTCTGTGCCAGAAAGATTTGAGGCAACCATAGCCTCACTGGAGAACACTAAGGAGCTTTCAGACAGCAAGCTTGCTGAGGTCCTCAGTGCATTGCAGGCTCAAGAACATAGAAGCATGATGAGAAGAAATGCATCAGTTGAAGGAGCACTACAGgccaaaatgaaatttaatcCTGAAGAGAAAGGGAATAAGTGGCAACAACAGAAGAAACCATGCTATGGACGACCAAAGCAGGAAGGTACCAGCATTGAAAATCAAGAAAGGAAGTGAAATCCAGTTCCTTGTTAGCGCTGCGGCAAAAACCATCCACATTTCAAGTGTTGGAGGAGACCAAATATCGAGTGCAGGAAGTGTGGCAAGCTTGGCCATGCTAATCAGTGGCATGAAGAGTTACTCAGAATCAGTGCATGTGTATTTTCAAAATGTATTTTAGTTCCCTGCTAGGATGGGGTCTGCACACGATTAATGAATGTCATGAAAGTTATTGTTTTGTATTCCAATCCGCGAAATGAGTGAGACACGGAGCATGAAAAGTGGTCATTtaacatttttaaattttttgctgTTGCCACTGAACACTCAACCTGGGGATCTATACTTGTGCTTCATTCGAGCTTATGTTACATCCCCAGATGTGTATGGATGGATATGTTACATCAATGTAATCTACATTTCTGACATCTTCATACGAGTGTGTTACATTCTCGCTTATATGTGCTGAGGTTCTCCCTCGTTGGTAAACTTCATAAAGGTTTCTTTCTGGGACGAGTATGGGTTTTGCTTTTCCTGTTATTATGCTTGTACCTTCAATATCAAGGATGTGTATGGAGATTAGACTCTCAGCCTGTATTCTCAGGATGAAACGGCCATTGAGTTTCAAAAGTACGAAGAAGGTGATTTGCAGCCTAGTCCTACCGAGGACCCTAAGAAGGTGCTTTTAGTTTGCCATTTGCTCTATTGGCTCATTGTCTGAACGGTTTTCATGATAGTGACTGTGTGAAGCATGCAATTATGCGGGACGAAGCCGTTTACAAAAACCCTCCAGAATACTCGGATCAACAAGAAACTGTCTACTCACAGTTTGAAGAAGTGGAacctaatcaaagagaagagAGTCGAAGGATCACCAATATTCCCCTCCAAGGAACTACACGAGCCGAACAGGAGGCCGAGGGGGAGGCAGGGGCGGTGGTCGTTGAGGTGGCAGCTACTATTCTAATGGTCGTGGCGGTCGAACTGGGGGAAGAGGTGGTGGGCCCCACCAAAATGGTTCATACTGCGCGATCATTACCCGAGGAACTACTATAACAACAAttgaggaagaggaggcagcGGTAGAGGGGGTGGCTATTCCTACAATCACCAGCCTCCGGGAAGGGCAGCGCCCCGAGGTGGCCATGATGGTGCTGATGTAGGAGTAGCCTCGTGATATTAGACATGCGGTTTGAGTAGGGGAGTCTCATTGCAGCTGTCTCGGCAGGATTGGGTTGGCCTTCTCGGGTATTTTCGGTGGTCCAGCTAAAGACTATTCATCACCAAAGAATAGATTATGGCATTATGCAAGAACATTTTGCTTATAGTGTACTTTGGACGTTTCTTATTTATTCCATGAGTTGCCATGTCTCTTAGTAACCAATCAAGTTTGGTTGATCTATGGAATGGCTAGTGCGAGTGGTCCCTCAGGATTGATCGAGAGTTCTAACTGTGGACTATCTCGGGAACAGGAAAACGAACATTTCAATACAATGATATCGAAACAGATTCGGATTGACCCCGCCGTACAAATCGATCTAATTTGGCACAATAACCACGAGGTTTTTCGGCGCCTCGGCGAGGCTAAAAGTTCTTTAAGTACAAAGCACATGAGAATGGAATATAACTGCAAGTGCCGCCCACTCTTTACCATTTTATTGTctaccttttcttttaaaaaatatattttttatggtaACACATTTAACTTAAAGCCCTTGCCCCTAAACCTTGATGCTCGTTTCTGCatttcttttaaattgaaGTCAGATGTTATTATTCTTAATGGACGCCAGCCATTAACTGCTAGTGCGAGTTAATCTTGTCTGCGGGAGAATCTTGTCTCGACCGAGCGTGAAAAGTTACATTGAACTAAAACCAAGAGCAGTTTCATCGGCATGAATCTTGTATGACTAGCAACAATCACCAATTATACTCAGATTCCGCATTTAGGAATGCTTCTACATGGATTTGACAGAGAGAGCTTTCAAGTAATTGTATTGAGTAAACGCCTGGTGGATTTCTGCAGAGCATAGATTCGGACTTCGATTGTGATTATTAACAGAATGTTAggtatgtttggttttaaagttgagttgagttgagttttgattttaattgggttgtatgattgtgttgttgaattataagaaaaagtgtaaaaaagtaatgaataattaagagaatttaatattaaaaattgaattgagtataatagaGTTGTATGTGGATTTATGTATGAGGctcacattttttattttgaagagttaatttttgttgtgtagtgagtagagttaaagttagaattaaaatcttaaaatccgATTGCGAAACTAAACGGAATAAATCTCAGCAAAAATATTTGCCTTTTCTGTTACTTGAAAAGGTTGTTGAGGGTGTGGGCTGCGATAACCACTTTGGAGTTTGAATCGGattctctctttttcattGTCAAATTTGCTGATGTCTTCGCCCCCCGGTAATTAggaggaattggttcacaacgAAGACAATTGCCGTAGGTAATATACGTGAAGTCGGGACATTTTCTAGTCGATTCAGCACAAGGCATTTTGGATTTGACATGAGATGAACAATCCACGTCGGTTGTACCACAGAACTTTCCATCTGAAGCCAATAGCGACATCGGTGTCCTGTAGACGCCGCGCGTGAGCTAAGAGTATCGAAATAATTAATCGTGAATGTCCTGAATGTCCTGACCCGAATATTACATACAACAAAGGAATGCTGACATCGTCCAATTTGCACAGgtcatttacttttcttgtcGTATGAATTCAATTGCAGCGCGTTTATTAGGTGGGTTGGAGTGAGGATTCCTCCTGTACGAGAAGAATTCGAGCCGCAAATAAACTCGTTGCCATTTACCTGTCACCAGATTGTGATGTTGAGACAAAAAAATTGTTCCTTTGCTGTCTTACTAGCTTGATGGCAGCATCGATTCTATATTTTTACGAGGTATTTCTTAGCCTATTAGTTGGAATTAATTCCTGTTTAGCATTGGCTTGCGCTGACATCTATTGCTTCCAACGGgtctaaaaattatatattacaagTAAAGTCCACCCACTAACAATAGAATTAGAATCGATCCCCCTCAGGTGATTGCCCGACTCGGCTGATGTGTAGATTCAGCGCCGTATCTGGACCATAAAAGATTATCTCACTTCTGGAACATATAACGGGAAAACGATAATATAAATGGATGGATTCCATCGTGTCTTAGATTTAAACTCGTGTTAAATATGCACAGATGAATGGCAGAGTTGTGAGTCCCTTTCGACCCCCCATTAAACTAGATTTTGTGTGTACTCAAagatcatcatcatatatGTCGAGCACTCCGGGAATCAACCTGGAGATTTATCCCGGTGGCTAAACCGAGGGTGAATGTCCAACTTTTAACTCAATTGAAAAGCTGGATTAATATCTAGCATGACGCATGCAAGCTGATTCGGCTATCATCTGACTGGCCGTAAAGGAAAAATAGCTAATATAACCCGTTTAGCAGCTACGTAGTGCAACAAAAGTGCAAATCGTAGGTCGACGCTCTACTGGGGTCTGCGGATATATATACGTATTCCAGAGAATATATGcctttatttacaaaaatcattaaaataaaactcCAATTTTCGACTTTATCAGCCCTATAAATTCTCACAAGCTTCTCAAATTCAAACCCAAGCCATTCTCTCGACTTCTATACTATACATTCATCTGTTTCTTTCTGAAAAGAGAGAGTGACAAACAAAGAAGTATGGGAGCAAACGCATCAACCGACCACGCCACCAGCAATGGCTACAACAAGCACACCTTCGTCTATGGCTCTTCCCATGGGAAGGCCTCTCAGGTCATTGAATTCCATTCCTCGGCTCGTTGGAAGGCACATTTCGATGCCTCCAAAGGGACCACCAAGCTGGTATACACGTAACCATATATAACCTTTCTCGTATATATGTTGATCTTATCAGTTCGGTTTCCTTTCTTGTCACCATATATATTGTATGCTATGTCGTCTTCTGCTGACAAGCTTATACCATAGAACAGTTTGTGATAGTTTATTTTCAAAGCTTCACAGCTGAAAGAGTATCGAATTTTATATAAGTATACGTGCATTATAGAAAGTTGGCGCGACTTTGGCAGCCGCGTGACCGGAAAAATTATCTCTCCACGACCTTTGCTTCATTCTGTGTAGTTAATTTTTTGCTGATTCTGATATATGTCAATAATTTCCTGAGAGGTGTAGATGGTCGTGGATTTCACGGCATCGTGGTGCGGTCCCTGCAAGCTCATGGAACCCATGATTAATGACTTAGCTACCAAGTGCACCGACATCGAGTTCATCAAGATTGATGTGGACGAGCTGGAGGTACAATCATTTATCTACAATTTCTAGGAAGTGGAAACATATATGTTTCTGCTAGCGtctttgttgatttctttctGTCTTATTAAAACAGGATGTGGCGAAGACATTCGGAGTAGAAGCCATGCCCACATTTTTGCTGATAAAGAATGGGATAGTAGTTGACAAAGTCGTGGGCGCCAAGAAGGATGAGCTCCAGAAGAAGATCGAGCTTCATCGCAACTGATTTGAATTATGATCTCAACAACAATAATCTCGATCCAGACGAACTAATAAGGGTCTTTCGGCATTTCCAGCCTCAAAGTAATGTTGTGATTCATGAATGTTAAATCTAGCTTGAGCATTGGAATTAAGAGATGCTACCGGAGCTATGTCAAGAAATTACATGCGATGACAGGTTGCGTTTGTAATCGATGGATTCGAGTTTGAAAACTTTGTTTCAGTCGATAATAAAAGAAGTTTCTTCGAGATGTCTTGCGATTACATACGTAATTTATGTTAGTTTTCAAGTTtgcaaatgaaattttatccCAAGTAGATATAATTATTGTATTATGTGATATATGTTGCAACCACAGAAGgggaaaataatgaaatacgATAAAACAAAATGGGTCGCCGAATCGACCATTTGTTCGACACCATAAGAGAGCGCACTATATTTACTTTGAGAATCGAAAGGAAGAATCATTCAAATAAACCAAGCTGCGGTTCTAGGCTCCTAGCTGCATCTGTTGGATACAAATTGTCTCAGAGCTGCTGTCCTTTACGTTTTCCACCGGGGAGGGGCAGCGGCCCGAGGTGGCCATGACGGTGCCAATGTAAGAGTAGCCTCGTGCTATTAGACATGCGGTTTGAGTAGGGGAGTCTCATTGCAGCTGTCTCGGCAGGGTTGGGTTGGCCATCTCGGGTATTTTCGGTCGTCCAGCTAAAGACTATTCATCACCAAAGAATAGGAGTATTATGCAATAACATTTTGTTTGTAGTGAACTTTGGACGTTTCTTAATTATTCCATGAGTTGCCATGTCTCTTAGCAACCAATCAAGTTTGGTTGATCTATGGAATGGCTAGTGCGAGTGGTCCCTCAGGATTGATCGCGAGTTCAAACTGTGGACTATCTCGAGAACAGGAAAACGAACATTTCAATACAATGATATCGAAACAGATTCAGATTGAACCGCTGAACAAATCGATCTAACTTGGCACAATAACCATGAAATTTTTCGGCGTATCGGCAAGGATAAAAGCCTAAAAGTTATAAAGTACAAAGCACATGAGAAGGGGAATATAACTGCAACTGCCGCCCACTTTTTACCATTTTATTGTctaccttttcttttaaaaaatatattttttgtggTAACACATTTAACTTAAAGCCCTTGCCCCTTAACCTTGATGCTTGTTTCTGCATTCTGATCATATGCTTTAATCGAATCAACTGCAGGAGAATCTTGTCCCGACCGAGCGTGAAAGGTTACATTGAGCTAAAACCAAGAGCATTTTCATTGGCATGATCTTGTATGACTAGCAACAGTCACCTATTATACTCAATTCCGCATTTAGGAATGCTTCTACATCGATTCGACACGGAGAGTTTTCAAGTGATTGTATTGAGTAAACGCCTGGTGAAATTTCTGAAGAACACAGATTCGGATTTCGACTGTGATTATTAACAGAATGTCAATTTCCTCAGCAAAAATGTTTTCCATTTCTGTTTACTTGAAAAGGTTGTCGCCAGTAAACACTACGGCAAGAGGGGATGCTCCATTTTAATTGTTGAGGGTTGGCCTGTGGATGCCGCGTGTGAGGTAAGagtattgaaaataattaatcgcGAATGTCCTGACCTGAATATTATGTACAACAAATGAATGCCAACATCGTTCAATTTGCACAGgtcatttccttttcttgtcGTATGAATTTGATCGAAGCATGTTTATTAGGTGGGTTGGAGTGAGGATTCCTCCTGTACGAGAAGAATTCGAGCCGAAATAAACTCACTGCCATTTACCTGTCACCAGATTCTGATGTTGAGACAAAAAATTGTTCCTTTGCTGGCTTACTAGCTTTATGGCAGCATCGATTCTATATTTCTACGTTGTTTTTCTCAGCCAACTACCCACTAACAATAGAATTCgtcatttcttttttggccAAATGCTCTGCTGCCATTCGAAAGCTTTCTCGTCTGAGGTTAGCGCCAGCTGAATTGATCCCTCCAAAAGTGATTGCCCGACTCGGCTGATGCGTAGATTGAGCTCCGTCTCCGGACCATAAAAGATTATCTCACTTCAGGAAACATATAACtggaaaatgataatataaatGGATGGATTCCATCGCGTATTAGATTTAAACTCGTGTTAAATATGCACAGATGAATGGCAGAGTTGTTAGTCCCTTTTATTAGAGTTACAAATAGAGTTGAATTTCGAATTTCAGTGTAGGAGGCAGTTATTTCTCTTGCAGTTATTTGATatacttttattaaaaaggGCTATAACTGAcagtttatgtatttggaagTTGTCATCTTTCTCCCTCACTCTCTTTGGGTATTTGCTTTCTTTTGTACTGTCCAATTCTGCAGATTTCATTGCATAATGCTTTTGAGTGTTGATTAGTTTGAGTGAGTAAGGAGAAtaacagtggtatcagagccttaAAGGATCTTGAGGGATCT of the Punica granatum isolate Tunisia-2019 chromosome 6, ASM765513v2, whole genome shotgun sequence genome contains:
- the LOC116210331 gene encoding thioredoxin H2-like encodes the protein MGANASTDHATSNGYNKHTFVYGSSHGKASQVIEFHSSARWKAHFDASKGTTKLMVVDFTASWCGPCKLMEPMINDLATKCTDIEFIKIDVDELEDVAKTFGVEAMPTFLLIKNGIVVDKVVGAKKDELQKKIELHRN